The genome window GACGCTTTGCCGAAATAGTAGTGAAATTCCAATACCAGCTGTCCGCCCACTCTTCATCATGTATCGGATCGATCCCAGGGACAGTGACCAGCGCCACCCCCCCAGGCTTGAGAATACGATAAATCGTTTTGATCGCACTGTGAACATCATAGATCAGATGAAGAGTTTGCGTGACAATCAGACAATCGAAAGAGTTTGACTCAATATGATCTGCAGCGCTCAGATCAGCGATAATTGTCGCACCGACTGCCCCTTCCCTGACATGCAGCACATCGCTGCGGGTGACGCGGGCGCCGCCGAATTGCTTTGTGTAAGCGTCGTCGCCGATCTCCAGAACGTGTCCGTGGATCGCATGGCTCCATCTGGTCAGAAAATTCTCAATATAGTAACGGTTGATCGGCTTTCCACGGTCGTCGCCCCAATACCGGCTGATGGGCTGCAGACGAAAAAAACTTCCCCAATCCACTTTGCCGACTGGAATCCAGTTATATACCAGCCGGCGATAGACAACGGCAATTCGATGATACAATCGCTCCGACAGAATCTGACGAACTCTTTGCTTCCAGTTGAGGTTTTTATTCATCTGAAATCACTGGTTCGCAGTCAATCGCAGGAAAAAATAGCGCAACACTCCCTTCAAGCGGGCCCAGGCAACACGCCGGCCTGAAAGGAGCAAATGGTTATCTCCGTTTTCGCGGCTGTAGATCGGCGTAATCCGCTTTAGCTTTTTTTTCACATATCTCCACGTCGCCGTCCGGTGCGCCGGCGCCTCCATGAACAAAAGCATGATATAGGCGGCAGATGCCTCGAGCGCATTTAACGCACGGCGGCGTATTTCCTCGTCGGTATGAGGAAAGGAATGGCGTACCAGGGCGCAGGGAACGTAGACGATGCGATAGCCACGATCGATCAATTCGAAAAACGCTTTCAGTTCCTCCGCGCCATGGATGGGCGCACCAGCACCTAGCCTTTCATCGAAACCCGGCCAGTTTTCAAAAATCGAGCGCCGCAGGGCGATATTGGCGCCCATGCCGACACCGCCGAAATTAGTTTTTTCATACCAGTGATCGACGGAACGGTCAAATACGCGGCGCTCTTCGCCCAGGTCTATAAAACCGAACCAGGCGCAGACCGGAAGCGTATCCAGCTCCGATTCAGGAGGCAGCACCCGGCCAGCAGTAAGCGCCACCCGAGGATCAGAAAACTCTATTAA of bacterium contains these proteins:
- a CDS encoding glycosyltransferase encodes the protein MPPDSGVRYVLEPMPGISRARNHAARVCTTDIVVYIDDDAVPEPGWLEPLLIEFSDPRVALTAGRVLPPESELDTLPVCAWFGFIDLGEERRVFDRSVDHWYEKTNFGGVGMGANIALRRSIFENWPGFDERLGAGAPIHGAEELKAFFELIDRGYRIVYVPCALVRHSFPHTDEEIRRRALNALEASAAYIMLLFMEAPAHRTATWRYVKKKLKRITPIYSRENGDNHLLLSGRRVAWARLKGVLRYFFLRLTANQ
- a CDS encoding methyltransferase domain-containing protein, with protein sequence MNKNLNWKQRVRQILSERLYHRIAVVYRRLVYNWIPVGKVDWGSFFRLQPISRYWGDDRGKPINRYYIENFLTRWSHAIHGHVLEIGDDAYTKQFGGARVTRSDVLHVREGAVGATIIADLSAADHIESNSFDCLIVTQTLHLIYDVHSAIKTIYRILKPGGVALVTVPGIDPIHDEEWADSWYWNFTTISAKRLFEERFPPGNVLVEVYGNVLASAAFLYGLAAEELTKEQLDFIDPAYQVLVAVKAVKSEASL